From the genome of Deinococcus sp. AJ005, one region includes:
- a CDS encoding DUF262 domain-containing protein: MTQVELDAGLNSDSAESELPPLDIPTDARRVSTGIQDIAIDYLSGQITRGKIILQPEFQRKFVWSTSKASRLIESILLNIPIPVVYVAESAGGKQEVVDGQQRLTSPHAFLTGSFPASSGLKQDFKLTGLQVLHELNGKKFADLDEATQGDLENATLRFIVIKSESHPDVKFEVFERLNLGAERLNDQELRNCVYRGSYNNLLQSLSENSNFLKIQGLREPHSRMADRQLILRFLALYRLTHLHYKGNMKQVMNRELEERRDPSESDLKKLRDLFENCIDMAWTVFGDKAFRRFQPGSEQNPDGSWDKRLNFALWDTIMYGFSFYGKSDIVPNADRIREEFLDLMTNDSTFVEYVASTGDKAERLKYRADVWQARLKEVIGPPRSDSRTFTYKLKQELFDTDPTCALCKQHIHAIDDAEVDHIKHYWRGGQTIPENAQLTHRYCNRAKGGN; the protein is encoded by the coding sequence ATGACTCAAGTGGAGCTAGATGCTGGTTTAAACAGTGATTCTGCGGAGTCGGAACTGCCGCCTTTGGACATTCCGACCGACGCCCGTCGCGTTAGCACTGGAATTCAGGACATCGCAATCGATTATCTGAGCGGTCAAATCACCAGAGGAAAGATCATTCTTCAACCAGAGTTCCAGCGGAAGTTCGTGTGGAGTACGTCGAAAGCGAGTCGTCTGATCGAGTCTATTCTTCTGAATATTCCCATTCCAGTGGTCTATGTTGCTGAGTCGGCTGGAGGAAAACAGGAAGTTGTGGATGGTCAACAGCGACTAACCAGCCCTCACGCTTTTTTGACGGGGAGTTTCCCAGCAAGTAGCGGTCTGAAACAGGACTTCAAGCTGACTGGTCTGCAAGTCCTTCATGAACTCAATGGTAAGAAATTCGCTGATCTCGATGAGGCGACACAGGGCGATCTTGAGAATGCCACTCTCCGTTTTATTGTGATTAAGTCAGAATCTCACCCGGATGTAAAATTCGAGGTATTTGAGCGTTTGAATTTGGGTGCAGAAAGACTCAATGACCAGGAGTTGAGAAACTGCGTCTATAGGGGTAGCTATAACAATCTCCTCCAATCACTCTCCGAAAACTCAAATTTTCTTAAAATACAAGGTCTGAGAGAGCCTCACTCGCGGATGGCTGATCGTCAACTCATTCTCAGATTTTTGGCGCTATATCGCCTGACACATTTACATTATAAAGGCAATATGAAGCAAGTGATGAATCGCGAACTTGAGGAACGTCGTGATCCCTCAGAAAGCGATCTTAAAAAGCTGCGAGATCTTTTTGAAAATTGTATTGATATGGCCTGGACAGTTTTTGGTGACAAAGCTTTCCGTCGGTTTCAGCCTGGCAGTGAGCAGAATCCTGACGGCTCCTGGGATAAGCGCCTCAATTTCGCCCTTTGGGATACGATTATGTACGGGTTCAGTTTCTACGGAAAATCGGATATTGTTCCCAATGCAGATCGTATCCGTGAAGAATTTCTTGACCTGATGACTAATGACTCTACCTTCGTTGAATATGTCGCCAGTACGGGTGACAAGGCCGAGCGTCTCAAATACCGCGCTGATGTATGGCAGGCACGGCTCAAAGAAGTCATTGGTCCACCCCGCAGCGATTCACGTACCTTTACATATAAGCTGAAGCAAGAGCTTTTTGATACCGACCCTACTTGCGCCCTTTGCAAGCAGCATATTCATGCCATCGATGATGCCGAGGTTGATCACATTAAGCATTACTGGAGGGGTGGTCAGACAATCCCAGAGAATGCTCAATTGACACATCGGTACTGTAATCGAGCAAAAGGTGGAAACTAG
- a CDS encoding carbon monoxide dehydrogenase subunit G: protein MKLNYSGTEQVKAAPAVVWAFVQDPERVARCLPDVQEVTVQDANHMEATVQVGVGMVRGKFKFKIEVLPDEAAGRVNVNVRGGGLGSVVDLTAGANVVDNNDGTTTLDWTGEASMRGPVATVGGRMLDVQAKKLIEKTFENMGMAMSAAGGTLA from the coding sequence ATGAAACTCAATTACTCAGGTACAGAACAGGTCAAAGCCGCCCCCGCCGTCGTGTGGGCCTTCGTGCAGGACCCCGAACGGGTGGCCCGCTGCCTGCCCGACGTGCAGGAGGTGACGGTGCAGGACGCCAACCACATGGAAGCCACTGTGCAGGTGGGCGTGGGCATGGTGCGCGGCAAATTCAAGTTCAAGATTGAGGTCTTGCCTGACGAGGCAGCGGGCCGCGTGAATGTCAACGTGCGCGGCGGCGGACTGGGCAGCGTCGTGGACCTGACGGCAGGCGCGAACGTGGTGGACAACAACGACGGCACCACGACGCTGGACTGGACTGGCGAGGCCAGCATGCGCGGCCCGGTGGCCACCGTGGGCGGACGGATGCTAGACGTTCAGGCCAAGAAGCTGATTGAAAAGACCTTTGAGAACATGGGAATGGCCATGAGCGCAGCGGGCGGAACGCTGGCGTAA
- a CDS encoding aldo/keto reductase has translation MPIPLSNTPRLGLGLAALGRPGYINLGHGEDLDNKTVDAMRAHAWTVLDAAWAAGIRYFDAARSYGRAEKFLGGWLAERRHTATVGSKWGYTYVADWRTDADTHEVKSHDLDTLERQWPETLASLGRRPDLYLIHSATLATGVLEDRRVLARLAELGAVGVRVGLSTSGPGQADTLRRALAVMVDGVNPFSAVQATWNLLEPSAGAALTEAHAAGWTVVVKEAVANGRLTGRAQIPPPLAQICRELNASPDAVALAAALAQPWADVALSGATTVQQLESNLRALRIQADFSALAGLAESPGEYWQTRAGLSWN, from the coding sequence ATGCCGATTCCCCTTTCCAACACACCCCGCCTGGGTCTGGGTCTGGCCGCGCTGGGACGGCCTGGCTATATCAACCTGGGCCACGGCGAGGATCTGGACAACAAGACGGTGGACGCCATGCGCGCCCACGCCTGGACGGTGTTGGACGCTGCCTGGGCCGCTGGCATCCGCTATTTCGATGCCGCCCGCAGTTATGGACGCGCCGAGAAGTTCCTAGGCGGCTGGTTGGCTGAACGCAGGCATACGGCAACGGTAGGTAGCAAATGGGGCTACACCTACGTGGCCGACTGGCGCACGGACGCCGACACGCACGAGGTCAAGAGCCACGATCTGGACACCCTGGAACGGCAGTGGCCCGAAACCCTGGCAAGCCTGGGCCGCAGACCGGACCTCTACCTGATCCACTCCGCGACGCTGGCTACAGGCGTGCTGGAGGACAGGCGGGTGCTGGCGCGACTGGCCGAACTGGGGGCGGTGGGCGTGCGCGTGGGCCTGTCCACCAGCGGGCCGGGGCAGGCCGACACGTTGCGGCGGGCGCTTGCAGTCATGGTGGACGGCGTGAATCCATTCAGCGCCGTGCAGGCCACCTGGAACCTGCTGGAGCCGTCGGCAGGCGCGGCACTGACGGAGGCACACGCGGCAGGCTGGACTGTGGTGGTCAAGGAGGCGGTGGCGAATGGACGGCTGACCGGACGCGCCCAGATTCCACCCCCTCTGGCCCAGATCTGCCGCGAATTGAACGCCAGTCCCGATGCCGTGGCATTGGCCGCCGCTCTAGCGCAGCCATGGGCCGATGTGGCGCTGAGCGGGGCGACGACGGTGCAGCAGCTAGAGAGCAATCTGCGGGCGCTACGAATACAGGCTGATTTCTCAGCGCTGGCGGGCCTTGCCGAATCGCCGGGGGAGTACTGGCAGACGCGGGCGGGGTTGAGTTGGAATTGA
- a CDS encoding NTP transferase domain-containing protein encodes MSPKPLLVAAVLLAAGRSKRMGRPKQLADLNGQPLCLYAAQALAEVYSPLLAVIPPGAVGEGIRAALAGLPFTFVVNPQPELGMASSFRVAAESLPAGLGGAAFALADMPLVSADLHAKLLSAFRETNAPVVIAAYGTGEDAVRAPPHLLRADLLPELLTLPDADHGPRRIIAAQGKSVLTLNFPAAMLLDVDTPEGLKEAWAALKERG; translated from the coding sequence ATGTCCCCCAAACCTCTCCTCGTCGCGGCTGTCCTCCTTGCCGCTGGCCGCAGCAAGCGCATGGGCCGTCCCAAACAGTTGGCGGACCTGAATGGGCAACCGCTTTGCCTGTACGCGGCTCAGGCGCTGGCAGAGGTTTATTCACCCCTGCTGGCCGTTATTCCCCCTGGTGCGGTGGGCGAGGGCATCCGCGCCGCACTGGCTGGCCTGCCCTTCACCTTTGTCGTCAACCCGCAGCCTGAGCTAGGTATGGCTTCCTCCTTTCGGGTGGCCGCTGAGTCTCTTCCGGCTGGATTGGGCGGCGCGGCCTTTGCACTGGCGGATATGCCGCTGGTGTCGGCGGACCTTCACGCGAAGTTGCTTTCAGCCTTCAGGGAAACGAACGCGCCCGTCGTCATTGCCGCTTACGGAACTGGAGAGGACGCCGTGCGCGCCCCGCCCCACCTGCTGCGCGCGGACCTCCTGCCCGAGTTGCTGACCCTGCCCGACGCCGATCACGGTCCCCGGCGGATCATCGCCGCCCAGGGAAAGTCGGTGCTGACACTGAATTTTCCCGCCGCCATGCTGCTGGATGTGGACACGCCGGAGGGTCTGAAGGAGGCATGGGCAGCGCTGAAGGAGAGGGGGTGA
- a CDS encoding HepT-like ribonuclease domain-containing protein, with translation MNEPSPTLFPDTSLQEVARIIRSVESQWRSMGASRVRIFGSVARGEANDLSDVDLLVDFVGEAGLLDLMNVKDLFEDTLRRRIDVLTEGGLKPQLRREILSDAVDVMKVPRHPQTTFRRKRWLWRVHDLLDALDRVRDYTAGHTLDSFIDDELTRDAVLRNLARLGETTKFIPQSVEDRNPQVPWAYLRDIRNLVAHDYFGIDPVLVWHTATSELVNIRPALKELASGGED, from the coding sequence GTGAATGAACCCTCGCCCACTCTCTTTCCCGACACCAGCCTGCAAGAGGTGGCCCGCATCATCCGCTCGGTGGAATCCCAGTGGCGCAGTATGGGCGCGTCCCGCGTGCGGATTTTCGGCTCGGTGGCGCGTGGTGAGGCCAACGATCTGTCGGATGTGGACCTGCTGGTGGATTTCGTGGGCGAGGCGGGTCTGTTGGACCTGATGAACGTCAAGGATCTGTTCGAGGACACCCTGCGCCGCCGCATTGACGTGCTGACCGAGGGCGGCCTGAAACCGCAACTGCGCCGCGAGATTCTGAGTGACGCCGTGGACGTGATGAAGGTGCCGCGCCACCCGCAGACCACTTTCCGGCGCAAGCGCTGGCTTTGGCGCGTGCATGACCTGCTGGACGCCCTGGACCGTGTGCGCGACTACACGGCGGGCCACACGCTGGACAGCTTTATCGACGATGAATTGACCCGCGACGCCGTGCTGCGAAACCTCGCGCGGTTGGGCGAGACCACCAAATTTATTCCGCAGAGCGTGGAGGACCGCAATCCACAGGTGCCGTGGGCCTACCTGCGCGATATCCGCAATCTGGTGGCCCACGATTATTTCGGCATCGATCCGGTGCTGGTGTGGCACACGGCGACTTCGGAACTGGTCAACATCCGCCCCGCCTTGAAGGAACTGGCGAGTGGGGGAGAGGACTAG
- a CDS encoding RidA family protein, with protein MRRNIGSGSPWEVSVGYSRAVRVGNVVHVAGTTATVGGEVVGVDDAYEQTRVVLGIIRGALEEAGATLENVVRTRIFVTDISRWEEVGRAHGEVFGAIRPAATMVQVAALIDPQHLVEIEAEAIIP; from the coding sequence GTGAGACGGAACATCGGCAGTGGCTCGCCCTGGGAAGTGAGCGTAGGGTACTCGCGCGCCGTGCGGGTGGGGAACGTGGTGCATGTGGCGGGAACCACCGCCACGGTGGGCGGCGAGGTGGTGGGCGTGGACGACGCCTACGAGCAGACCCGCGTGGTTCTCGGGATCATCAGGGGCGCACTTGAGGAAGCCGGGGCCACGCTGGAAAACGTGGTGCGGACCCGCATCTTCGTCACTGACATCTCGCGCTGGGAGGAGGTGGGCCGCGCCCACGGCGAGGTCTTTGGGGCCATCCGCCCGGCAGCGACGATGGTGCAGGTGGCCGCCCTGATCGATCCACAACATCTGGTGGAAATCGAGGCGGAGGCCATCATCCCGTGA
- a CDS encoding class I SAM-dependent RNA methyltransferase, whose product MSEAAPQPAPQPEVLTLEIEKLVAGGLGLARDEDGVVLVRGALPGERVRATVRAGRGVRQAVTVEVLNASPDRVDGPNLPTADLGHASYAAQLRYKRDFVQEALTRIAKLKHEVNETVPSPSEWHYRNTAQYLVTPDGLAYRERRGNDPLVVSEDPLVMEAISAIVARIDPAQLAPATEIAFRASALTGEVVAALIGAGEPRAFMRASEHLMEAGAVGVSLAQPAGRRFSAGVRLIAGEMDVREQFGRVQVSVSATGFAQVNPAAAGLAYERAAELAGNGEHAVDLYGGAGAIGRHLAPNFRRVTVLDASPEALARGRQDVAESVAAGKPEGNVTYRDGDAARFSELGTDVIVVDPPRAGLEEGARVHIDSSTADRLVYISCDPATWARDVGDMVRRGWKLGEVTPHDFYPQTSHIEIVSVLNR is encoded by the coding sequence ATGTCTGAAGCTGCCCCCCAACCTGCCCCACAACCCGAAGTGTTAACGCTGGAAATAGAGAAGCTCGTCGCGGGGGGTCTGGGGCTGGCCCGTGACGAGGACGGTGTGGTGCTGGTGCGCGGCGCGCTGCCCGGCGAACGCGTGCGGGCCACCGTGCGCGCGGGCCGGGGCGTGCGTCAGGCCGTCACGGTGGAAGTGCTGAACGCCAGCCCAGACCGCGTGGACGGCCCGAATCTTCCCACCGCCGATCTGGGCCACGCCAGCTACGCCGCCCAACTGCGCTACAAACGCGACTTCGTGCAGGAGGCGCTGACCCGCATCGCCAAACTGAAGCACGAAGTCAACGAGACCGTGCCCAGCCCCAGCGAGTGGCACTACCGCAACACCGCGCAGTATCTGGTGACGCCGGACGGGCTGGCTTACCGTGAGCGGCGCGGCAACGATCCGCTGGTGGTGTCCGAAGACCCGCTGGTGATGGAAGCCATCTCGGCCATCGTCGCCCGAATTGACCCGGCCCAACTGGCTCCCGCCACTGAAATTGCCTTCCGGGCCAGCGCCCTGACTGGGGAAGTGGTGGCCGCCCTGATCGGGGCCGGGGAACCCCGCGCCTTTATGCGTGCCAGCGAACATCTGATGGAAGCCGGGGCGGTGGGCGTCTCCCTGGCCCAGCCTGCCGGACGCCGCTTCAGCGCGGGCGTGCGCCTGATCGCCGGTGAGATGGACGTGCGCGAGCAATTTGGGCGCGTGCAGGTCAGCGTGAGTGCCACCGGCTTCGCGCAGGTCAATCCGGCGGCGGCGGGGCTGGCCTACGAACGGGCCGCCGAGCTGGCTGGAAACGGCGAACATGCTGTGGACCTCTACGGCGGCGCGGGTGCGATTGGCCGCCATCTGGCCCCCAACTTCCGCCGCGTGACCGTGCTGGACGCCTCTCCCGAAGCGCTGGCCCGTGGGCGGCAGGACGTGGCCGAGAGCGTGGCGGCAGGGAAGCCGGAGGGCAACGTGACCTACCGTGACGGTGACGCCGCCCGTTTCAGCGAACTGGGAACCGACGTGATCGTGGTGGACCCCCCGCGCGCCGGGTTGGAGGAGGGGGCACGCGTTCACATTGATTCCAGCACGGCGGACCGTCTGGTGTATATCTCCTGCGATCCGGCCACTTGGGCGCGCGACGTGGGCGACATGGTGCGGCGCGGCTGGAAGCTGGGCGAGGTCACGCCGCACGACTTCTACCCGCAGACCAGCCACATTGAAATCGTCAGCGTGTTGAACCGCTGA
- a CDS encoding Cof-type HAD-IIB family hydrolase — translation MPIRLIATDLDGTLLRPDLSVSPRTRRALEAARAVGIQVVPVTARQPHGVQWIAEAAGFSEWALCSNGAHGVHLTTGEVLFEAHVKAATQRALATALAERVPGVLFVSVRRGGTVFVAQTGYADIAHFDDHKREPGEMGCHLLDDVLAEPSLKFIVRHPELTPRELLAELRALNLGGYAVTHSGAPFLEVLAEGVSKAWGLAKLCEKLGIAQSEVLAFGDAPNDAEMLAWAGRGVAMANAEAEALEVADEVTLSNAQDGVALVIEKLLGQPCSTAL, via the coding sequence ATGCCTATTCGCCTGATTGCCACCGATCTGGATGGCACTCTGCTACGCCCCGATCTGAGCGTCAGCCCGCGCACCCGCCGGGCGCTGGAGGCAGCGCGGGCGGTAGGGATTCAGGTTGTTCCCGTCACAGCGCGGCAACCACATGGAGTGCAGTGGATCGCGGAGGCGGCGGGCTTTTCGGAGTGGGCGCTGTGCAGCAACGGCGCACACGGCGTTCACCTGACCACTGGGGAAGTGCTGTTTGAGGCGCATGTGAAGGCGGCAACGCAACGCGCTCTGGCAACGGCGTTGGCCGAGCGTGTTCCCGGCGTGCTGTTCGTCAGCGTGCGGCGCGGCGGCACCGTGTTCGTGGCTCAGACCGGATACGCCGACATTGCCCACTTTGACGACCACAAGCGCGAGCCGGGCGAGATGGGGTGTCATCTGCTGGACGACGTGCTGGCCGAACCCAGCCTGAAATTCATCGTGCGGCACCCCGAACTGACACCGCGTGAATTGCTGGCCGAGTTGCGCGCCCTGAATCTGGGAGGCTACGCCGTGACCCACAGCGGCGCACCGTTTCTGGAAGTGCTGGCCGAGGGCGTGAGCAAGGCGTGGGGACTGGCAAAATTGTGCGAGAAGCTGGGGATCGCCCAGTCTGAGGTTCTGGCCTTCGGGGACGCCCCCAACGACGCCGAGATGCTGGCCTGGGCCGGGCGCGGCGTGGCAATGGCGAACGCCGAGGCCGAAGCGCTGGAGGTGGCCGACGAGGTGACCCTGAGCAACGCGCAGGACGGCGTGGCGCTGGTAATCGAGAAACTTCTGGGCCAGCCCTGTTCAACTGCGCTCTAG
- a CDS encoding ABC transporter ATP-binding protein has product MIEVSHYSKRYGAHEAVQDLSFTVQPGAVFGLLGSNGAGKTTTIRALVGLTRPTSGTVRVAGFDVWKEPVKAKAAFGYIPDRPYLYGKLTARELLRFVGQLYKVQGADAEIDRWLTLFRLEDFGNELIETFSHGMRQKVAIISAMLPDPGVLIIDEPMVGLDPHAARQVRELFRAHADRGRTVLLTTHSLPLAEAVCDRLVVLDRGRVLGEGTMDDLRARTGTAAGGVHGDSLERIFFRLIEEEQEEQRQRQEGVAAG; this is encoded by the coding sequence ATGATCGAGGTCAGCCACTACAGCAAACGCTACGGCGCACACGAGGCCGTGCAGGATCTCAGTTTCACTGTGCAGCCTGGCGCGGTCTTTGGTCTGCTGGGCAGCAACGGAGCGGGGAAGACCACCACCATCCGCGCCCTGGTGGGCCTGACGCGTCCCACGTCCGGCACGGTGCGCGTGGCTGGATTTGACGTGTGGAAGGAGCCGGTGAAGGCCAAGGCCGCCTTTGGCTACATCCCGGACCGTCCATACTTGTACGGCAAGCTGACCGCCCGCGAGCTACTGCGCTTCGTGGGCCAGCTTTACAAGGTGCAGGGCGCAGACGCCGAGATTGACCGCTGGCTCACGCTGTTTCGCCTGGAAGATTTCGGCAACGAATTGATCGAGACCTTCTCGCACGGGATGCGGCAGAAGGTGGCGATCATCTCCGCCATGCTGCCCGATCCCGGCGTGCTGATCATCGACGAGCCGATGGTGGGCCTGGACCCCCACGCCGCCCGTCAGGTGCGCGAACTGTTCCGCGCCCACGCTGACCGGGGCCGCACCGTGCTGCTGACCACCCACAGCCTGCCGCTGGCCGAGGCTGTCTGTGATCGTCTGGTGGTGCTGGACCGGGGCCGCGTGCTGGGCGAGGGCACGATGGACGATCTGCGCGCCCGCACTGGCACGGCAGCCGGGGGCGTTCATGGCGACAGTCTGGAGCGCATCTTCTTCCGCCTGATAGAAGAGGAGCAGGAGGAGCAGAGGCAAAGGCAGGAAGGGGTGGCGGCGGGATGA
- a CDS encoding 4'-phosphopantetheinyl transferase superfamily protein, translated as MIVAVGHDLIEISRIRTMLEREGPRAERLFAPEELAYCARLSDPAPSLAARFAAKEAFQKVWPRPHGWRDVWVVRTPTPDGPFGFTRPFLAFAPNIGAEMTERGWVAHLTLTHTKEHASAVVVLEER; from the coding sequence ATGATCGTCGCTGTGGGCCATGACCTGATCGAGATTTCGCGTATCCGCACCATGTTGGAGCGCGAGGGGCCGCGCGCCGAGCGACTGTTTGCCCCTGAGGAACTGGCGTACTGTGCCCGCCTGAGCGACCCGGCCCCCAGTCTGGCCGCCCGCTTTGCCGCCAAGGAAGCCTTTCAGAAAGTCTGGCCCAGACCCCACGGCTGGCGCGACGTGTGGGTGGTCCGCACGCCCACACCGGACGGTCCCTTTGGGTTTACGCGGCCTTTCCTGGCCTTCGCCCCCAATATCGGGGCAGAGATGACGGAGCGCGGCTGGGTGGCCCACCTGACGCTGACCCACACCAAGGAACACGCCTCGGCGGTGGTGGTGCTGGAGGAACGCTAA
- a CDS encoding DUF402 domain-containing protein, protein MLPHAHPVKVERHDVQAKCHYTNTGVRAVKTYRETSAGLYVARDFVGHPRIRHWQAHLLPAQSLVVCRYAFHGRREHDYYIDVAQISCADGVWSVRDLYLDIVLHDGLGAEIADTDELLAAWEAGFLTSDELRQAIEVAHGTVSALARAEYTLNHWLTAQDLRLEWQSDAQDVQMDEARHTALS, encoded by the coding sequence ATGCTTCCTCACGCGCATCCGGTCAAGGTGGAACGGCACGACGTTCAGGCGAAATGTCACTACACCAATACCGGCGTGCGCGCTGTGAAAACCTACCGAGAGACGAGCGCGGGCCTGTATGTGGCCCGCGATTTCGTGGGGCATCCGCGCATTCGCCACTGGCAGGCGCACCTGCTGCCCGCACAGAGTCTGGTGGTCTGCCGCTACGCCTTCCATGGGCGGCGCGAACACGATTACTACATTGATGTGGCCCAGATCAGCTGCGCGGATGGAGTCTGGAGCGTGCGTGACCTGTACCTGGATATCGTGCTGCATGACGGTCTGGGTGCAGAAATTGCCGATACCGATGAGCTGCTGGCGGCCTGGGAGGCGGGTTTCCTGACCTCCGACGAATTGCGGCAGGCCATTGAGGTGGCCCACGGCACCGTCTCGGCACTGGCCCGCGCCGAGTACACCCTGAACCACTGGCTGACCGCGCAGGATTTGCGGCTGGAATGGCAGAGCGACGCCCAGGACGTGCAGATGGACGAGGCCAGACACACGGCCCTGTCCTAA